Proteins encoded by one window of Enterococcus faecalis:
- a CDS encoding MurR/RpiR family transcriptional regulator, which translates to MQQNIVLSIQDRLQQLPKSERKIAEYILKNTETVISMNAQELAKQAGSSPAAIIRFCHSMDVNGFTELKLLLSANLGQMKQQMYTEVTKGESTADIKQKLQARFVHVVERSGQTLEDVAVNEAVDLLEKTEVIFVYGLGASSLVAQDIYQKFTRLGRTVFTTLDHHLFASMLGSTEKPSVFIVISNSGTNKEASTLADLAKQQGIPIISITQDEKSVIGEKSDIVLQTSSGEDVPLRSAATVSLVAQLYVVDVLFFAYAAKNYKETLEKIQISRKNVERLKE; encoded by the coding sequence ATGCAACAAAATATTGTCTTATCTATCCAAGATCGTCTACAACAATTACCAAAATCAGAACGAAAAATCGCAGAATATATTTTAAAAAATACAGAAACAGTTATTTCAATGAATGCGCAAGAGCTAGCGAAACAAGCAGGATCAAGTCCAGCGGCAATTATTCGCTTTTGTCATTCTATGGATGTGAATGGCTTCACAGAATTGAAACTTTTATTATCTGCAAATCTTGGCCAAATGAAGCAGCAAATGTACACTGAAGTTACTAAGGGGGAATCAACAGCTGACATTAAACAAAAGTTACAGGCGCGCTTTGTTCATGTGGTTGAGCGAAGCGGTCAGACATTAGAGGATGTCGCAGTGAATGAAGCCGTTGATTTGTTGGAAAAAACAGAAGTAATTTTTGTCTATGGGTTGGGTGCATCTTCGTTGGTTGCTCAAGATATTTATCAAAAATTTACGCGATTAGGCCGAACGGTATTTACAACATTGGATCATCATTTATTTGCTTCTATGTTAGGCTCAACAGAAAAGCCTAGTGTTTTTATTGTTATTTCTAATTCTGGAACGAATAAAGAAGCAAGTACTTTAGCTGATTTAGCGAAGCAGCAAGGGATTCCTATTATTAGTATCACACAAGATGAAAAATCAGTGATTGGTGAAAAAAGTGATATCGTCCTCCAAACCTCTAGTGGGGAAGACGTGCCATTGAGAAGTGCGGCTACTGTTTCCTTGGTGGCACAATTGTATGTAGTCGATGTTTTATTTTTTGCTTATGCAGCAAAAAACTATAAGGAAACCTTAGAAAAAATTCAAATCTCAAGAAAAAATGTAGAACGTTTAAAAGAATAA
- a CDS encoding PTS transporter subunit EIIC, whose translation MAEERIKRIADGIYKEVGGQENVDKVIHCMTRVRMDIRDYDKVDIEGLKKIDGVMGVVEDDTLQVVVGPGTVNKVAQEMVDQAGVKLGEPFNHGTATDDSAGKSGKDLVEEKAAQMKAQQKAKQNNTSPFKKVLKAISSIFVPMIPAFVGAGIIGGIAAVMSNLVVAGDISASWQQYIDVLNIIKNGIFAYLALYTGINSASVFGATPALGGVIGAVTMLTGMNPDAPISNIFTGGTLSAGQGGIIGVIFAVWLLSLLEKQLHKIVPESIDIIVTPTISLLVIGLATIFLIMPVAGAISNGLVGIINVVLEKGGMVAGFTLGLTFLPMVMFGLHQILTPIHIEMINQTGMTLLLPILAMAGAGQVGAALALWIRCKSDKKLVEMIKGALPVGILGIGEPLIYGVTLPLGRPFITACIGGGIGGAVIGAFGNVGAIAIGPSGVALIPLIANNQWLAYVLGLLAAYAGGFVATLFFGIPKDMQTTK comes from the coding sequence ATGGCAGAAGAAAGAATTAAACGCATTGCTGATGGGATTTATAAAGAAGTTGGTGGTCAAGAAAACGTGGACAAAGTCATTCATTGTATGACTCGTGTTCGTATGGATATCCGCGATTATGACAAAGTGGATATTGAAGGATTGAAAAAAATTGATGGCGTTATGGGCGTCGTAGAAGACGATACGTTGCAAGTAGTTGTTGGTCCAGGGACTGTTAACAAGGTTGCACAAGAAATGGTAGATCAAGCAGGTGTCAAATTGGGAGAACCATTTAATCATGGCACCGCAACTGATGATTCAGCAGGCAAATCTGGAAAAGATTTAGTAGAAGAAAAAGCCGCTCAAATGAAAGCACAACAAAAAGCGAAACAAAATAACACTTCACCATTTAAAAAAGTGTTAAAAGCCATTTCTAGTATCTTTGTTCCGATGATTCCTGCCTTTGTTGGGGCTGGTATTATTGGCGGGATTGCAGCTGTTATGTCTAACTTAGTTGTTGCTGGTGATATTTCAGCTTCATGGCAACAATATATTGATGTCTTAAATATCATTAAAAATGGGATTTTTGCTTATTTAGCTCTTTACACTGGGATTAACAGTGCCAGCGTTTTTGGTGCAACGCCAGCGTTGGGTGGTGTTATTGGGGCAGTCACAATGTTGACAGGAATGAATCCAGATGCTCCAATCAGTAATATTTTCACTGGGGGAACATTATCTGCAGGACAAGGCGGAATTATCGGTGTTATTTTTGCCGTATGGTTATTATCCTTGTTAGAAAAACAATTGCATAAAATTGTCCCAGAATCAATTGATATTATCGTAACGCCAACCATTTCACTTTTAGTGATTGGCTTAGCAACTATTTTCTTAATCATGCCTGTAGCCGGAGCTATTTCTAATGGCTTAGTTGGTATTATCAATGTTGTCTTAGAAAAAGGTGGCATGGTTGCTGGCTTTACTCTTGGTTTAACCTTCTTGCCAATGGTAATGTTTGGTTTACATCAAATTTTGACGCCAATCCACATTGAAATGATTAATCAAACAGGGATGACTTTGTTATTACCAATCTTGGCCATGGCTGGTGCGGGACAAGTCGGTGCAGCTTTAGCATTATGGATTCGTTGTAAATCAGATAAAAAATTAGTTGAAATGATTAAAGGTGCCTTGCCAGTTGGGATTTTAGGTATTGGTGAACCATTAATCTACGGAGTTACTTTACCATTAGGACGTCCATTCATTACTGCTTGTATCGGCGGTGGTATTGGTGGTGCGGTGATTGGGGCCTTCGGTAATGTTGGTGCGATTGCTATTGGACCAAGTGGGGTGGCTTTAATTCCATTAATTGCCAACAACCAATGGCTTGCTTATGTATTAGGTTTATTGGCTGCTTACGCAGGTGGTTTTGTAGCAACGTTATTCTTTGGGATTCCTAAAGATATGCAAACAACTAAATAA
- the murQ gene encoding N-acetylmuramic acid 6-phosphate etherase, producing the protein MNLENLTTERRNENTMGLDEMSVKEALQKMNQEDQKGAMAVGQELAAIEPVVEAIIKSFNQGGRLIYMGAGTSGRLGVLDAAECVPTFGVEPEMVQGLIAGGQKAMTVAVEGAEDSKELGRQDLVDLKLSANDIVVGIAASGRTPYVIGGLEYATTVGAATATVACNKNAEISKYAQMPIEVDAGPEFLTGSTRLKSGTAQKLILNMLSTISMIGIGKVYNNLMVDVKPTNEKLVERSKRIIMEATGCSYEVAELKFVEAEENVKLAIVMILTDSTKEEATQKLIDGNQFIKNTLN; encoded by the coding sequence ATGAATTTAGAAAACTTAACAACTGAACGTAGAAATGAAAATACAATGGGCTTAGATGAGATGAGTGTCAAAGAAGCTTTACAAAAAATGAATCAAGAAGACCAAAAAGGTGCAATGGCAGTGGGTCAAGAATTAGCAGCCATTGAACCAGTGGTAGAAGCCATCATCAAAAGCTTCAATCAAGGCGGCCGCTTGATCTACATGGGCGCTGGTACGAGTGGTCGGTTAGGTGTCTTAGATGCAGCCGAATGCGTACCAACTTTTGGCGTCGAGCCAGAGATGGTTCAAGGCCTCATCGCTGGTGGACAAAAAGCAATGACTGTCGCAGTAGAGGGTGCCGAAGATTCAAAAGAACTAGGTCGTCAAGATTTAGTTGATCTAAAATTATCAGCAAATGACATTGTTGTTGGGATTGCAGCCAGTGGTCGGACGCCTTACGTAATTGGCGGTTTAGAATATGCTACAACGGTGGGAGCAGCCACCGCAACTGTGGCATGTAATAAAAATGCCGAAATTAGTAAATATGCGCAAATGCCGATTGAAGTAGATGCAGGACCTGAATTTTTAACAGGTTCGACTCGCTTGAAATCTGGGACAGCTCAAAAATTAATTTTAAATATGTTATCAACTATTTCCATGATTGGTATTGGGAAAGTCTACAATAACTTAATGGTTGATGTAAAACCAACCAATGAAAAATTAGTGGAGCGTTCCAAACGGATTATTATGGAAGCAACGGGTTGTAGTTATGAAGTTGCCGAACTAAAATTTGTAGAAGCAGAAGAAAATGTGAAGTTAGCAATTGTAATGATTTTAACTGATAGTACTAAAGAAGAAGCAACACAAAAATTAATTGACGGGAATCAATTTATCAAGAATACATTAAATTAA
- a CDS encoding DUF871 domain-containing protein: MYGISVFLGEEITNDTIIYIKKMKALGFDGIFTSLHIPEDDTSLYRQRLTDLGAIAKAEKMKIMVDISGEALKRAGFSFDELEPLIELGVTGLRMDYGITIEQMAHASHKIDIGLNASTITLEEVAELKAHQADFSRLEAWHNYYPRPETGIGTTFFNEKNRWLKELGLQVFTFVPGDGQTRGPIFAGLPTLEKHRGQNPFAAAVGLMADPYVDAVYIGDPKISERTMAQFGYYHQTNQFLLEVAPSKSRYLKRILGTHTNRLDAARDVLRSELSRTSEMFRKDEIATIESEQTEARPVGTVTIDNEKYGRYMGEIQVTLVDLPKDEKVNTITQIIEKDQTILPLIKAGNQFTLVTEGTIENEFRKLNN; the protein is encoded by the coding sequence ATGTATGGTATTTCAGTTTTTCTTGGTGAAGAGATTACAAACGATACAATTATTTATATCAAAAAGATGAAAGCGCTTGGATTTGATGGTATTTTCACTTCTTTACACATTCCAGAAGATGATACTTCCCTTTACCGCCAACGCTTGACTGATTTAGGGGCAATTGCTAAGGCAGAAAAAATGAAAATTATGGTAGATATTTCAGGTGAAGCGTTAAAAAGAGCGGGTTTTTCTTTCGATGAATTAGAGCCTTTAATTGAGTTGGGCGTAACTGGCCTCCGGATGGACTATGGCATTACGATAGAACAAATGGCTCATGCTTCACATAAGATTGATATAGGATTGAATGCTAGTACCATTACACTGGAAGAAGTGGCTGAGTTAAAGGCTCACCAAGCGGACTTTTCTCGCTTAGAAGCTTGGCATAATTATTATCCAAGACCTGAAACAGGCATTGGAACAACATTTTTTAATGAAAAGAACCGCTGGCTTAAAGAATTAGGCTTACAAGTTTTTACTTTTGTGCCAGGAGATGGGCAAACAAGAGGCCCAATTTTTGCTGGTTTACCAACATTAGAAAAACATCGTGGGCAAAATCCTTTCGCCGCTGCTGTTGGTTTGATGGCTGATCCTTATGTCGATGCTGTTTATATTGGTGATCCCAAAATTAGTGAGCGAACCATGGCTCAATTTGGTTATTATCACCAAACCAATCAATTTCTGTTAGAAGTAGCACCTAGCAAGAGCCGCTATTTGAAGCGAATACTTGGGACTCATACCAATCGTTTAGATGCTGCAAGAGATGTTTTGCGAAGTGAATTATCAAGAACGAGTGAAATGTTCAGAAAAGATGAAATTGCAACGATTGAGTCAGAGCAGACTGAAGCCCGTCCAGTGGGAACCGTAACGATTGATAATGAAAAATATGGTCGCTATATGGGAGAAATTCAAGTCACACTGGTGGACTTGCCGAAAGATGAAAAAGTCAATACGATTACACAAATTATTGAAAAAGATCAAACGATATTGCCGTTAATCAAGGCAGGCAATCAATTTACGCTAGTCACGGAAGGAACGATAGAGAATGAATTTAGAAAACTTAACAACTGA
- a CDS encoding PTS glucose transporter subunit IIA, whose amino-acid sequence MPLVIHETFFYTSDTLKNGGREMFGFLKKKNEVVENNTMYAVANGTVIPISEVNDPVFSQKMMGDGYAVVPENGEIYAPIEGEVLSVFQTKHAIGLKMTNGLEILLHMGIDTVELNGAPFTIKVKEGDQVTADTVVAIANLEAIKAAGKGTEMVVIITNMDKVAQFSLEKTGVVTAGTPVGSATAN is encoded by the coding sequence GTGCCACTTGTAATTCATGAAACTTTTTTCTATACTAGTGATACTTTAAAAAATGGGGGAAGAGAAATGTTTGGATTTTTGAAGAAAAAGAATGAAGTTGTCGAAAATAATACAATGTATGCCGTTGCCAATGGAACCGTTATCCCAATTAGTGAAGTGAATGATCCTGTTTTTTCACAAAAAATGATGGGAGATGGCTACGCAGTAGTTCCAGAAAATGGTGAAATTTATGCACCTATTGAAGGAGAAGTTTTAAGCGTTTTCCAAACAAAACATGCCATTGGTTTAAAAATGACAAACGGTCTTGAAATTTTATTACACATGGGTATCGATACGGTGGAGTTAAACGGGGCACCGTTCACTATTAAAGTGAAAGAAGGCGACCAAGTGACTGCAGATACGGTGGTCGCAATTGCTAATTTAGAAGCAATTAAAGCAGCTGGTAAAGGAACTGAAATGGTTGTCATCATTACCAACATGGATAAAGTAGCACAATTTTCGTTAGAGAAAACTGGCGTGGTTACAGCTGGTACACCAGTTGGCTCTGCCACAGCCAATTAA
- a CDS encoding undecaprenyl-diphosphate phosphatase, which yields MLFANLWKAIILGIIEGITEWLPISSTGHLILVDEFIKLDLSKDFMEMFNVVIQLGAIMAVVILYFHKLNPFSPKKNGEEKKDTWILWSKVLVACLPAAVIGLKFDDYLDAHFYNFLTVSIMLIVYGIAFIIIEKRNKNVAPKCTNLKDFTYKAALIVGAFQVLALIPGTSRSGATILGAILIGASRFVATEFSFFLGIPVMFGASFLKIFKFLAKGNTFGSEEIIILLTGSIVAFVVSIIAIKFLLNYLKKNDFTVFGWYRVILGAILIGYWLFS from the coding sequence ATGCTTTTTGCTAACCTATGGAAAGCAATTATTCTTGGTATTATCGAAGGAATTACCGAGTGGCTTCCAATTAGTAGTACCGGACATTTAATTTTAGTGGATGAGTTTATTAAACTCGATCTAAGTAAAGATTTTATGGAAATGTTCAACGTCGTTATCCAATTGGGAGCAATTATGGCGGTTGTTATTTTATACTTCCACAAATTGAATCCTTTCTCACCAAAGAAAAATGGCGAAGAGAAAAAAGATACTTGGATTCTTTGGTCTAAAGTCTTAGTCGCTTGTTTACCAGCGGCAGTTATTGGTCTAAAATTTGATGATTATTTAGATGCACATTTTTATAACTTTTTAACAGTATCGATTATGTTAATTGTTTATGGGATTGCTTTTATTATCATTGAAAAACGAAATAAAAATGTTGCACCGAAGTGTACTAATCTAAAAGACTTCACTTATAAAGCCGCTTTAATCGTTGGTGCTTTCCAAGTACTGGCATTAATTCCAGGAACTTCACGTTCAGGAGCGACCATTTTAGGGGCAATCTTAATTGGGGCCTCACGTTTTGTTGCAACAGAGTTTTCATTTTTCTTAGGAATTCCAGTAATGTTTGGAGCAAGTTTTTTAAAAATCTTTAAATTCTTGGCCAAAGGAAATACGTTTGGATCAGAAGAAATCATTATTTTATTAACTGGCTCTATTGTTGCCTTCGTTGTTTCCATCATTGCGATTAAATTCTTATTGAATTACTTGAAGAAAAACGATTTTACAGTTTTCGGTTGGTATCGTGTAATTTTAGGTGCGATTTTAATTGGCTACTGGTTATTCTCATAA
- a CDS encoding ChbG/HpnK family deacetylase yields MVKVIIDADDFGMSEAINHGIIKSYVDGLTTSTLLMPNLPTAEHAVALAKNYPGLFVGQHTNFLLGKPCADPCMIPSLVDEQGNFHRSSYYRQQKQVTFVYEEVRLETIAQLTRFKELTGHYPEHFDCHSIGDEVVDQVFLELAEEYGLHTTLKYSGEKEYPPQQGYFQVTHLLESGALSYIHEGVSVENFLEDDFGLLRMPESAIAEMHFDVGYLDQFVLDNSSYTTLRCKELATICDPRVRQWFEEQGIERITFGDLKK; encoded by the coding sequence TTGGTTAAAGTAATTATTGATGCTGATGATTTTGGGATGTCAGAAGCGATTAATCATGGCATTATCAAAAGTTATGTCGATGGTTTAACAACGTCGACACTTTTGATGCCCAATTTACCAACAGCAGAACATGCCGTTGCGTTAGCAAAAAATTATCCAGGCTTATTTGTAGGTCAGCATACGAATTTTTTATTAGGGAAACCTTGTGCGGACCCATGTATGATTCCTTCACTGGTAGATGAACAAGGCAATTTTCATCGCTCTTCTTATTATCGTCAACAAAAGCAAGTAACCTTCGTATATGAAGAAGTACGACTTGAAACGATTGCACAATTGACGCGCTTTAAGGAACTAACTGGACATTATCCTGAACATTTTGATTGCCATTCGATTGGTGATGAAGTGGTTGATCAAGTATTTTTAGAATTAGCAGAAGAGTACGGACTTCATACAACCCTGAAATATAGTGGGGAAAAAGAATATCCACCGCAACAAGGTTATTTCCAGGTGACACATTTGTTAGAGTCTGGCGCGTTATCTTATATTCACGAAGGCGTATCAGTGGAGAATTTTTTAGAAGATGACTTTGGTTTATTACGGATGCCGGAATCGGCAATTGCTGAGATGCATTTTGATGTTGGGTATTTGGATCAATTTGTGTTAGACAATTCTTCTTATACCACTTTACGCTGCAAAGAATTAGCAACGATTTGTGATCCTCGTGTTCGTCAGTGGTTTGAAGAACAGGGGATTGAGCGGATAACGTTTGGCGATTTAAAAAAATAA
- a CDS encoding DUF47 domain-containing protein — translation MARKKQFDYFGELNQLATNAYEAAKVLQEIVDNYSLENLVKKSEVVHQLEKENDEIVRKILNELYISFITPIDREDIVDITDHLDNIIDSINSLSYLLDHLVVEAMIAPALELTAYIVKATEGVKSATKEFAKFKNSKTLVSLIDEVNTIESQGDKLYSSAMKDLMTNEKDLLKVIKWKDVYDQLERTINDCESAVNIIVGIVIKNT, via the coding sequence ATGGCACGTAAAAAACAATTTGATTATTTTGGAGAATTAAACCAGTTAGCAACAAATGCTTATGAAGCGGCAAAGGTTTTGCAAGAAATTGTAGACAATTATTCATTAGAAAACTTAGTAAAAAAATCAGAAGTGGTTCATCAATTGGAAAAAGAGAATGATGAAATTGTTCGCAAAATTTTAAATGAACTCTATATTTCCTTTATTACGCCGATTGATCGAGAAGATATTGTCGATATTACGGATCACTTAGATAACATTATTGATAGCATTAATAGTTTGTCTTATTTACTTGATCATTTAGTTGTCGAAGCAATGATTGCGCCCGCGCTAGAATTAACTGCTTATATTGTTAAAGCGACAGAAGGCGTTAAATCAGCAACGAAGGAATTTGCAAAATTTAAGAATTCTAAAACGTTAGTTTCATTGATTGATGAAGTCAATACGATTGAATCTCAAGGCGATAAATTATACAGTAGCGCCATGAAAGATTTGATGACTAACGAAAAAGATTTATTAAAAGTTATCAAGTGGAAAGATGTTTATGATCAGCTTGAGCGCACGATTAATGATTGTGAATCAGCTGTTAATATTATTGTCGGAATTGTCATCAAAAATACGTAA
- a CDS encoding inorganic phosphate transporter, with the protein MKNGGVFVSIALLVTITLVMGVIFVNGWTDAPNAIATAVSTRVLKPNVAIWMAVVMNFLGALVMTFFNAQVAETISNIVSFDANGNASQVALAASLFSIVVWAVAAWYFGIPTSESHALIAGLTGSAMALGGLGAVNGSEWIKVLVGLVVSTVMGFGGGYLIAKLVVKAFSAVPRRKANKFFTVGQAFGAGANAFLHGAQDGQKFMGVFMLVLFYNNLVEKTGGGFVIPLWVMVLCSITMGIGTSVGGMRIIKSVGMDMVKLERYQGFTADLSTAICLFLASAFGIPVSTTHTKTTAIMGVGASKRISSVDWRIVKEMLIAWILTFPGCGLIAYVMSKLFIAIF; encoded by the coding sequence ATGAAAAATGGTGGTGTCTTTGTGAGTATTGCATTATTGGTAACGATTACTTTGGTAATGGGTGTAATTTTTGTTAACGGTTGGACGGATGCGCCGAACGCAATTGCAACCGCTGTCTCGACTCGGGTGTTAAAACCGAATGTCGCAATTTGGATGGCTGTTGTGATGAACTTTTTAGGTGCATTAGTCATGACCTTTTTTAATGCCCAAGTAGCTGAAACGATTAGCAACATTGTTAGTTTTGACGCAAATGGAAACGCTTCACAGGTGGCTTTGGCTGCTTCGCTTTTTTCAATTGTGGTTTGGGCAGTTGCTGCGTGGTATTTTGGTATTCCCACAAGTGAAAGCCATGCGTTAATTGCCGGTTTGACTGGTTCGGCAATGGCATTAGGTGGTTTGGGTGCAGTCAATGGCTCGGAATGGATCAAAGTGCTTGTTGGCCTAGTTGTTTCTACCGTTATGGGCTTTGGCGGCGGTTATTTGATTGCCAAACTTGTTGTGAAAGCTTTCTCGGCTGTGCCTAGAAGAAAAGCCAACAAATTTTTTACAGTTGGGCAAGCCTTTGGTGCAGGAGCTAATGCTTTTTTACATGGTGCGCAAGATGGGCAAAAATTTATGGGCGTGTTCATGTTAGTGCTTTTTTATAATAATTTAGTCGAAAAAACAGGTGGCGGTTTTGTGATTCCGTTATGGGTTATGGTTCTGTGTTCCATTACAATGGGCATTGGAACTTCTGTGGGCGGCATGAGAATCATTAAATCAGTCGGGATGGATATGGTAAAACTCGAACGCTATCAAGGCTTCACTGCAGATTTAAGCACGGCTATTTGTTTATTTTTAGCATCGGCTTTTGGGATTCCAGTTTCAACTACTCATACAAAAACGACAGCGATTATGGGAGTAGGTGCTTCTAAGCGAATCTCAAGTGTTGACTGGCGTATCGTGAAAGAAATGCTGATAGCATGGATTTTAACTTTCCCAGGATGTGGGCTGATCGCTTATGTGATGTCAAAATTATTTATTGCAATTTTTTAA
- the rpsT gene encoding 30S ribosomal protein S20, with product MPNIESAIKRVRTSANANAKNSSQTNAMRTAIKKFEEAVAAGADNVDALYNEAVKAVDMAATKGLIHKNKANRDKIRLSKLAK from the coding sequence ATGCCAAATATCGAATCTGCAATCAAACGCGTACGTACAAGTGCTAACGCGAATGCGAAAAATTCATCTCAAACAAACGCAATGCGTACAGCAATCAAGAAATTTGAAGAAGCTGTAGCTGCTGGAGCTGATAACGTCGATGCTTTATACAACGAAGCTGTTAAAGCTGTTGATATGGCTGCAACTAAAGGTTTAATCCATAAAAACAAAGCTAACCGCGATAAAATTCGTTTAAGCAAATTAGCTAAATAA
- a CDS encoding acyl-CoA thioesterase has translation MKVEESLMTKEKFCRESRVIQTHRVFPFDLNPFGALFGGKLMSLIDDAASISVSRHCRRGAVTASLDNLNFLKPLKENHSVCVETFVSGVHHKSMEVFVKVVGEDLTTGERYLAATCFTTFVAIPSHMNPESDFQLAAVVPETAEEKLICSNYETRRQQRLALREETKLFSQHLTTDLPWIDSPL, from the coding sequence ATGAAAGTAGAGGAATCGTTAATGACGAAAGAAAAATTTTGTCGAGAATCACGAGTGATTCAAACACATCGTGTATTTCCCTTTGATTTAAATCCCTTTGGTGCACTATTTGGTGGGAAATTAATGTCTTTAATTGATGACGCCGCATCCATTTCCGTTTCACGACATTGTCGGAGAGGGGCAGTTACAGCATCTTTAGATAACTTGAATTTTTTAAAACCTTTAAAAGAAAATCACTCAGTGTGTGTTGAAACGTTTGTTTCTGGTGTGCATCATAAATCGATGGAAGTATTTGTTAAAGTTGTAGGAGAAGATTTAACAACTGGAGAGCGTTATTTAGCGGCGACTTGTTTTACAACTTTTGTAGCCATTCCGTCTCATATGAATCCTGAAAGTGACTTCCAATTAGCGGCAGTCGTCCCAGAAACTGCAGAAGAAAAGTTGATTTGTTCCAATTATGAAACGAGACGACAACAACGTTTAGCTTTGCGAGAAGAGACTAAATTATTTAGTCAACATCTCACAACGGATTTACCGTGGATTGATTCACCTTTATAA
- a CDS encoding ketopantoate reductase family protein — protein MKIAIAGAGAMGSRLEIMLHQGGNDVTLIDQWPAHIEAIRKNGLIADFNGEEVVAKLPIFSPEEIDHQNEQVDLIIALTKAQQLDAMFKAIQPMITEKTYVLCLLNGLGHEDVLEKYVPKENILVGITMWTAGLEGPGRVKLLGDGEIELENIDPSGKEFALEVVDVFQKAGLNPSYSSNVRYSIWRKACVNGTLNGLCTILDCNIAEFGALPVSESLVKTLISEFAAVAEKEAIHLDQAEVYTHIAQTYDPNGIGLHYPSMYQDLIKNHRLTEIDYINGAVWRKGQKYNVATPFCAMLTQLVHGKEELLGAK, from the coding sequence ATGAAAATTGCAATTGCTGGTGCCGGCGCTATGGGCAGCCGTTTAGAAATTATGTTGCATCAAGGCGGAAATGATGTAACTTTAATCGATCAATGGCCCGCGCACATTGAAGCCATTCGTAAAAATGGTTTAATCGCTGATTTTAATGGAGAAGAAGTTGTCGCAAAACTACCAATCTTCTCACCAGAAGAAATTGACCATCAAAATGAACAAGTTGATTTAATTATTGCTTTAACCAAAGCACAACAATTAGATGCAATGTTTAAAGCGATTCAACCAATGATTACTGAAAAAACGTATGTACTATGTTTATTAAATGGCTTAGGTCATGAAGATGTACTAGAAAAATATGTGCCAAAAGAAAACATCTTGGTTGGCATTACCATGTGGACAGCTGGTTTAGAAGGACCGGGACGTGTTAAACTTTTAGGTGATGGCGAAATTGAATTAGAAAATATTGATCCTTCTGGTAAAGAATTTGCTTTAGAAGTCGTTGATGTCTTCCAAAAAGCTGGTTTAAATCCAAGCTATAGTAGCAATGTTCGCTACTCTATTTGGCGGAAAGCCTGTGTCAATGGCACGCTAAATGGTTTGTGTACAATCCTTGATTGTAATATTGCCGAATTTGGTGCACTACCTGTTAGTGAATCCCTTGTTAAAACATTAATCAGTGAATTTGCAGCAGTCGCAGAAAAAGAAGCCATTCATTTAGATCAAGCAGAAGTCTATACACATATTGCTCAAACTTATGATCCAAACGGTATTGGCTTGCACTATCCGTCTATGTATCAAGATTTAATTAAAAATCATCGTCTCACAGAAATTGATTACATTAATGGTGCTGTTTGGCGCAAAGGACAAAAATACAACGTAGCAACACCTTTCTGTGCCATGTTGACACAGCTTGTTCACGGAAAAGAAGAACTATTAGGAGCTAAATAA